Proteins encoded within one genomic window of Hermetia illucens chromosome 2, iHerIll2.2.curated.20191125, whole genome shotgun sequence:
- the LOC119648441 gene encoding cuticle protein 16.5-like, translated as MKYVVLALALIGAVSAGYIAPAAYTAYSTSVVGAPVVGAPVVGAPLAYSAPGFAAAPVLRSAVYTAPAIAGAPLAYSAPVASYAAPVVDVWKKKAAA; from the coding sequence atgaaatacgTAGTTCTGGCCCTTGCCCTCATTGGCGCTGTTTCCGCTGGCTATATCGCCCCGGCAGCATACACCGCCTATTCGACTTCAGTTGTAGGTGCTCCTGTTGTGGGCGCTCCAGTTGTAGGTGCTCCACTTGCTTACTCTGCTCCAGGATTCGCTGCTGCCCCAGTTCTCAGATCAGCTGTCTACACTGCTCCAGCCATTGCCGGTGCCCCATTGGCCTATTCTGCCCCAGTTGCTAGCTACGCTGCTCCTGTTGTTGATGTTTGGAAGAAGAAGGCAGCCGCTTAG